One Dermacentor andersoni chromosome 6, qqDerAnde1_hic_scaffold, whole genome shotgun sequence genomic window carries:
- the jagn gene encoding protein jagunal: protein MASRGGTHVSGTDGSDFNHRQKVASHYQISAIYKTRLKTAMLLHFFLFLAMCAKLAEDVLDRLDVFILELEELYIPKPLLWEWVWLASLVFTVPGLTAVRRNRASNMKVYVVGTFLLGLCPVIGAAAYFFRDMYGFVQHGHAVEGVELWQGYPVAVLWYAFLTVAFQAHMFSLYFGVRLILAWQRGTVVKKAK, encoded by the exons ATGGCATCTCGAGGTGGCACTCACGTTAGCGGCACGGATGGCAGCGATTTCAACCATCGACAAAAAGTGGCATCGCACTACCAGATCAG TGCCATTTACAAGACAAGGCTAAAGACTGCAATGCTGCTGCACTTCTTCCTGTTTCTGGCCATGTGCGCCAAGCTAGCCGAGGACGTGCTTGATCGGCTGGACGTCTTCATCCTTGAGCTGGAGGAGCTGTACATACCGAAGCCCCTGCTTTGGGAGTGGGTCTGGCTGGCCAGCCTGGTCTTCACAGTGCCGGGCCTCACAGCTGTACGCCGCAATCGTGCCAGCAACATGAAGGTGTACGTTGTCGGCACGTTCCTCCTGGGGCTGTGTCCCGTGATCGGAGCGGCGGCCTACTTCTTCCGCGACATGTACGGCTTTGTGCAGCATGGTCATGCCGTTGAAGGTGTTGAGTTGTGGCAGGGTTACCCTGTGGCAGTCCTCTGGTATGCCTTCCTCACCGTGGCCTTCCAGGCCCACATGTTCTCACTCTACTTTGGCGTAAGGCTCATCCTGGCCTGGCAACGTGGAACAGTCGTCAAGAAAGCCAAGTAA